One Calderihabitans maritimus genomic window, TGCTGAGAATAAAAGCTGCTAACCCCAGTAACAGGATACCAATAAACTGCCAGGTGAAGAACCGCTCTGCGGTAGCGCTAGCCCCTACCGTCACCATAAGAAAGATAGTTACAATGTTCATTAGCTCGTTGGCAGCGGTCTTGTACAGTCGGTCGGTAACGCCGCATTCTTTAAGAAGATTACCGAGCATCAGCATTCCCACCAACGGTAAAGCAGTGGGGACAAGTAGACCGACCAATATTACTACTAAGACAGGAAACATTATCTTCTGCACTTTAGAAACCGGCCTCAGTTGCTCCATCATGATGGCCTGTTCTTCCCGGGAGGTCATCAGCTTGATAATCGGCGGTTGAATCATCGGAACCAGAGCTATATAGGAGTAAGCGGCCACCGCTATAGGAGCCAACAGGTGTGGGGCCATACGAGCCGCGGTATATATAGCAGTAGGTCCGTCAGCCCCACCAATGATACCAATTGAACCTGCTTCCGCCGGTGTGTACCCCATAAAAAGGGCACCTAGAAAACTGGTAAATATACCCAATTGGGCCGCCGCCCCCAACAGGATGCTCACCGGATTGGCAATCATGGGACCAAAATCCGTCATGGCCCCAATGCCCAAAAAGATGAGCGGCGGGTAAATACCCAGCCAGGTGCCCAGCCCTAGGTAGTGGAGCAATCCGCCGAAAAGACTTCCCGTAGGCTCCCGCAGTATCCCCGATATGGGAATGTTGCCAAGGATTATACCGAAACCTATAGGTATCAGAAGCAGCGGTTCAAAGTGCTTAGCTATGGCTAGATAGATAAGGGTTATCCCAATGGCTATCATACCTAGCTGTCCGATAGTGAGATGACTCAGCCCTACATAGTTAGTTACAAATTTGCTTATCCACTCCAACAGCATCGTCTTGTTCCCTCCTCTAGCCTATAACTATCACTACATCTCCCGCGTTAACGGTCTGTCCTTTGCTCACCAGGATCTCATTGACCTTTCCGCCTACAGGGGCAGTTATCTCATTTTCCATCTTCATGGCTTCTAAAATTACCAGTACATCGCCGGCATTAACATTCTGTCCTACGGAAACTTTGATATCCAGTATAGTACCGGGTAGAGGAGCCGTAACCTTTTCCCCCGGTCCTGCCGCCGCCTTGGGCTTGGGAGGTTCGGCAGGTTTGGCAGCCGCCGGCTTGGGAGTACTGGGTACCGCGTGTAGCTTCGGTGGCGAAGTCGCCGGCTTCGGTGCCGGCTTGCTAGCCGCTGCCGCCGCGCCCTCACCGCTTATTTCTTCTACTTCAACTTCAAAGATTTCTCCGTTAACGCTTACGCGAAATTTTCTCATCTTTTTCGACTCCCCTTTCTATTCAAAATTTCCTGCCTGGCTAAAATCAATTCCTGTCTGCCGGCACTTGCCCAGACCATTCCCTGCCCTGCCGCTGTTGATAAATGCCGTACTGCGGTCAGCCTAAACTTTTCCGCCGGTTGACCCACGTACACAGATACGGCGGCCATTATAGCGGCTACCGTCTTGGGATTGAGACCTGGATTTGCTGGAGTTGCCTCCATATCCGGCACCGTCTCCTGCTGGACAGGTTCCGGGTTAACAGTAGCACTTTTTTCCGCTAAGGAAACTGGCCTTTCCTTTTCCGCCGGTTCACCAGCGGCTTGCTTCTTAGCTTCGAAGTAATCAAAAAGCTTATTGGTAAAGATGAGCATTATACAGAGCAATGCCAGCACCGAAAACACAACACCCATACCAATGACGGTCATAGTTAGACCTAGCGTTATGTTGTCCACCCATGAATTCCCCCTTCTTAAACCGGTATGTTCCCGTGTTTTTTGCCCGGTCTGTTCTCCCGTTTGGTCAATAAGGTTTCCAGGGCTTTGATGAGATACGGGCGCGTCTCCTTAGGATCGAGTACTATATCTATAAATCCACGGGAGGCGGCTACATAGGGATTGGCAAATTTTTCCCGGTATTCCTGTATCTTTTGCTGTCGGACCTCCGGAGGATTATCGGCGGCCTGTATCTCTTTCCGGAAGATAATGTTGGCCGCTCCCTCTG contains:
- a CDS encoding sodium ion-translocating decarboxylase subunit beta, coding for MLLEWISKFVTNYVGLSHLTIGQLGMIAIGITLIYLAIAKHFEPLLLIPIGFGIILGNIPISGILREPTGSLFGGLLHYLGLGTWLGIYPPLIFLGIGAMTDFGPMIANPVSILLGAAAQLGIFTSFLGALFMGYTPAEAGSIGIIGGADGPTAIYTAARMAPHLLAPIAVAAYSYIALVPMIQPPIIKLMTSREEQAIMMEQLRPVSKVQKIMFPVLVVILVGLLVPTALPLVGMLMLGNLLKECGVTDRLYKTAANELMNIVTIFLMVTVGASATAERFFTWQFIGILLLGLAAFILSTVGGLIFGKILCKLTGGKINPIIGAAGVSAVPEAARLSQKIGREANPKNFLLMHAMGPNVAGTIGSAVAAGVLMAMLS
- a CDS encoding biotin/lipoyl-containing protein; the protein is MRKFRVSVNGEIFEVEVEEISGEGAAAAASKPAPKPATSPPKLHAVPSTPKPAAAKPAEPPKPKAAAGPGEKVTAPLPGTILDIKVSVGQNVNAGDVLVILEAMKMENEITAPVGGKVNEILVSKGQTVNAGDVVIVIG
- a CDS encoding OadG family protein, translated to MDNITLGLTMTVIGMGVVFSVLALLCIMLIFTNKLFDYFEAKKQAAGEPAEKERPVSLAEKSATVNPEPVQQETVPDMEATPANPGLNPKTVAAIMAAVSVYVGQPAEKFRLTAVRHLSTAAGQGMVWASAGRQELILARQEILNRKGSRKR